A window of Blastocatellia bacterium contains these coding sequences:
- a CDS encoding M17 family peptidase N-terminal domain-containing protein yields MKIRSSIGKFHELDLDVLVTSVFEGEGLEDQLLRELDSRSGGLLSKVQASGELKGKPGETVYLVPASEKLAARRLLLVGAGKREEANFDALRQVGGTAVRFSRQRGLRSLGFVLRPTLDLERTAQAVVEGVILGQFDPGTYKTQEKEERQVEELVLSAESGRAEIDRGIERGSILAKATNFARNLVNEPASVLTPREMAKRAEDMASRYGLDITVLDEKQMKELGMGAILGVAQGSDEPARMIVLRYVPQEGKGLAGELVALVGKGITFDSGGISLKTPEGMERMKYDMAGGAA; encoded by the coding sequence ATGAAGATCAGGTCGTCCATTGGAAAATTTCACGAGCTTGATCTAGACGTTCTCGTGACGAGTGTTTTTGAGGGAGAAGGGCTGGAAGACCAACTGCTTCGGGAACTCGACAGCCGTTCGGGCGGTCTTCTCTCGAAGGTGCAGGCGTCCGGTGAGCTGAAAGGGAAACCGGGAGAGACCGTCTACCTCGTTCCCGCGTCAGAGAAGCTGGCCGCGCGACGGCTTCTGCTGGTCGGTGCGGGCAAGAGGGAAGAAGCCAATTTTGATGCGTTGCGACAGGTGGGAGGAACGGCGGTGCGGTTCTCCCGACAGCGGGGACTGCGGAGTTTGGGTTTTGTCCTTCGCCCCACGCTCGACCTGGAACGGACCGCCCAGGCCGTCGTGGAAGGGGTCATCCTCGGTCAGTTCGACCCCGGGACCTACAAAACTCAGGAGAAGGAGGAGCGGCAGGTTGAAGAGCTGGTGCTGAGCGCCGAGAGTGGGAGGGCGGAAATTGATCGGGGCATCGAACGTGGCTCGATTCTGGCCAAGGCGACGAATTTCGCCCGCAACCTCGTGAACGAGCCGGCGTCGGTGCTCACGCCGAGGGAGATGGCCAAGCGCGCTGAGGATATGGCGAGTCGGTATGGACTGGACATCACCGTGCTTGATGAAAAGCAGATGAAGGAATTGGGTATGGGGGCGATCCTGGGCGTCGCGCAAGGTAGCGACGAGCCGGCTCGAATGATCGTCCTCCGCTATGTTCCTCAGGAGGGGAAGGGACTCGCTGGAGAACTCGTCGCGCTCGTGGGAAAGGGAATCACGTTCGATTCCGGCGGGATCTCTCTCAAGACGCCGGAAGGAATGGAGCGCATGAAATACGACATGGCGGGTGGAGCAGCCG
- the smpB gene encoding SsrA-binding protein SmpB — MPEKIIATNRQAYHNYDLLETYECGVALTGTEVKSIREGRINLKDGYAIIRNGEAWLVGVHISPYSHGGRLNHDPTRMRKLLLHKSEIMRLYGKVRERGLTLIPTRCYLKNGKVKFEVALARGKKLHDKRQTELRRTIERETMKMVKERR, encoded by the coding sequence ATGCCAGAAAAGATCATCGCAACCAATCGCCAGGCGTACCACAATTACGATCTCCTGGAAACCTATGAGTGCGGCGTTGCCCTCACCGGGACGGAGGTCAAATCCATCCGCGAGGGACGCATTAATCTTAAAGACGGGTATGCGATCATCCGCAACGGTGAGGCATGGCTGGTCGGCGTCCATATCAGTCCGTACAGTCACGGCGGGCGACTCAATCATGATCCCACCCGCATGCGCAAACTGCTATTGCATAAGTCGGAGATCATGCGGCTTTACGGCAAGGTGCGGGAACGGGGCCTGACGCTCATCCCCACCCGATGTTACTTGAAAAATGGCAAGGTCAAATTTGAAGTCGCTCTCGCCCGGGGTAAAAAACTTCATGACAAGCGCCAGACGGAACTGCGTCGGACCATCGAACGCGAGACCATGAAGATGGTCAAGGAAAGGAGATGA